Within the Pseudomonas guangdongensis genome, the region GCGCGGGGCGTGAACGGGTGCAGTCATAGCGGAGCTTCCAGGGCGGTATCGCTGGGCCGTCCGCGCCAGCGGTTGACGCGGTGGCGCAGGCGGTCGAGGTACAGGTAGACCACCGGGGTGGTGTAGAGGGTGAGCAACTGGCTGAGCACCAGCCCGCCGACGATGGTCAGGCCCAGCGGCTGGCGCATCTCGGCGCCCTCGGCGCCGCCGACCAGCAGCGGCAGCGCGCCGAGGATCGCCGACAGGGTGGTCATCACGATGGGGCGGAAACGCAGCAGGCAGGCACGGCGGATCGACTCCTCCGGGCTCAGGCGCTCGCGGCGCTCCAGCTGCAGGGCCAGGTCGATCATCAGGATGGCGTTCTTCTTCACCACGCCGATCAACAGGAACAGGCCGAGCAGCGAGATCAGGCTGAACTGCCCGCCGGTGAGCTGGATCGCCAGCAGCGCGCCGACCCCGGCCGATGGCAGGGTGGAGAGGATGGTCAGCGGGTGGATGTAGCTCTCGTAGAGGATGCCGAGCACCAGATAGACCAGCAGCAGCGCGCCGAGGATCATCAGCGGCTGGGCGTTCTGGCTGTCCTGGAAGACGCCGCCGGTGCCGCCCAGCTTGCCCTGCACCTCGGTGGGCAGGTCGATCAGCGCCATGGCGCGGTCGATGGCGGCGCTGGCCTGATCCAGGCTCACGCCCTCGGCCAGGGCGAAGGAGAAGCTCTCGGCGGCGAAGGCGCCGTCGTGCTGCACGCGGTCCTCGGCCAGGCTGCGTTCCCAGCGGGCGAAGGCGGCCAGCGGCACCTGGGCGCCGTCCGGGGCGATCAGCCGCACCTGGTCGAGCACCTCGGGATGCTGGGCGTAGCGCGGGTCGATCTCCAGCACCACGCTGTACTGGTTGAGGCTCTCGTAGATGGTCGACACCTGGCGCTGGCTGAAGGCGTTGTTGAGCAGCGCGGTGACCGTGCTCATCTCCAGCCCCAGGCGCTTGGCCGCCTCGCGGTCGACCACCAGGGTGATCTGCTGGGTGCCGGCGCCCTCGCGGGCGTCGACGTCGGTCAGCTCCGGCAGGCTCTTGAAGGCGTCGCGCACCTTCGGCTGCCACTCCTTGAGGGCCTCCAGTTCGCTGGCCAGCAGCACGTACTCGTAGCTGGAACTGCCGCCCTCGCGGGCGCCGAAGCGCAGGTCCTGGTCGGGCATCAGGAACAGCTGTCCGCCCGGCACCTTGGGCAGGTTGCGGCGCAGCCGCTCGGCGACCCGCTGGGCGCTGGCGTCGCGCTCGGCCACCGGCTTGAGGCGCACCAGCATGAAGGCGTTGTTGATCCCGCCCTGGCCGCCGATGAAGCCGGCCACGCTCTCCACCGCCGGGTCCTCAAGGACGGCGCGGCGGAAGATTTCCATCTTCGGCTGCATGACCTGGAACGACAGTCCGTCGTCGCCGCGGATGAAGCCGACCAGCTGTCCGGTGTCCTGCTCGGGGAAGAAGGTCTTGGGCACGTTGACGTACAGCCAGACGTTGAGGGCGATGGTGGCGAAGAGGCCCAGCAGGGTCAGCAGCGCGTGGCGCAGCGACCACTCCAGGCTGACCCGGTAGAAGGCCAGCACCCGCTCCTGCAGCCGCGCGCCGAAACGCCGCAGCCGACCGTCGCGGCCCCGGGTGTCGCCGGGACGCAGCCAGCGGGCGCAGAGCATCGGCGTCAGGGTCAGCGAGACCAGCAGGGAGATGACGATGGCCACCGTCAGGGTGATGGCGAACTCGCGGAACAGCCGCTCGACGATGCCGCCCATGAACAGGATGGAGAGGAACACCGCGACCAGCGAGACGTTCATCGACAGCAGGGTGAAACCTACCTCCTTCGAGCCCTTGAGCGCCGCCGGCAGCGGCTTCTCGCCGGCCTCGATGTGCCGGGCGATGTTCTCCAGCACGACGATGGCGTCGTCCACCACCAGCCCGGTGGCGATGATCAGCGCCATCAAGGACAGGTTGTTCAGCGAGAAATCCAGCAGGTACATGGCAGTGAAGCTGCCGACCAGCGACACCGGCACCGCCAGCGCCGGGATCAGCGCGGCACGCGGGCGGCCGAGGAAGGCCAGCACCACCAGGATCACCAGCGCCACGGCAATCAGCAGGGTACGCTCGGCCTCGTGCAGGGTGGCGCGGATCGACGGCGAGCGGTCGCTGGCCACCTGCAGCTCGACGCTGCCCGGCAGCACCGCGCGCAGCGCCGGCAGCTCGGCGCGGATCTGCTCGATGGTCTGGATGATGTTGGCGCCGGCCTGGCGGTTGATCACCAGCAGCACCGCCTCCTCGTCGTTGAAGAAGCCGCTGTTGTAGCGGTCCTCCACCGCGTCGCGCACCTCGGCGATGTCGCCCAGGCGGATCGCCGCGCCGTCCTGGTGGCGGATGATCAGCGGCAGGTAGTCGGCGGCGCGCGACAGCTGGTCGTTGCTGGCGATCTGCCAATGGCGGCTGCCGTCTTCCACCGCGCCCTTGGGGCCGCGCACGTTGGCCGCGCCGAGCGCCTGGCGCACCTCGTCGAGGGCGATGCCGTAGTGCTCCAGCAGGCGCGGCTGCAGCTCGACGCGCACCGCCGGCAGCGAACTGCCGCCGACCTGCACCTCGCCGACCCCCGGCACCTGGGAAAGTTTCTGCGCGACGATGGTCGAGGCGGCGTCGTAGAGCCGGCCCTTGTCGAGCACCGTGGAGGTCAGCGACAGCACCATGATCGGCGCCTGGGACGGGTTGACCTTGCGGTAGGTGGGCATGCTGCGCATGGCGCTGGGCAGCAGGGTGCGCGCGGCGTTGATCGCCGCCTGCACCTCGCGGGCGGCGGCGTTGATGTCGCGGTCTAGGTCGAACTGCAGGATGATCCGCGTCGAGCCCTGGCTGCTGCGGCTGGTCATCTGGTTGACCCCGGCGATGGTGCCCAGCGAGCGCTCCAGCGGCATGGCCACGCTGGAGGCCATCACCTGCGGGCTGGCGCCGGGCAGGCTGGCCTGCACGGTGATCACCGGGAAATCCATCTGCGGCAGCGGCGCCACCGGCAGCAGGCCGAAGCTCAGCACGCCGGCCAGCAGGATCGCCAGGCTGAGCAGCAGGGTGGCCACCGGGCGGACGATGAAGGGCGCCGAGAGGTTCATTGCCCTGCTCCGCCCACCGCCACACCCGCCGCGCTGCGCCCGGCAAAGCGCCGGCTCAGGCGGTCGAACCACAGGTAGATCACCGGGGTGGTGAACAGGGTCAGCACCTGGCTGACCAGCAGGCCGCCGACCATCACCAGACCGAGCGGCTGGCGCAGCTCGGCGCCGGAGCCCGAGGCGAGCATCAGCGGAATGGCGCCGAACAGCGCGGCCAGGGTAGTCATCAGGATCGGCCGGAAGCGCAGCAGCGCCGCCTGGTGGATCGCCGCCTGCGGGTCCATGCCCTGGTGGCGCTCGGCCTCCAGGGCGAAGTCGATCATCATGATCGCGTTCTTCTTGACGATGCCGATCAGCAGGATGATGCCGATCACCGCGATCAGCCCCAGGTCGTTGCCGGTCAAGAGCAGCGCCAGCAGCGCGCCGACGCCGGCCGAGGGCAAGGTGGAGAGGATGGTGATCGGGTGGATGTAGCTCTCGTAGAGCACGCCGAGCACGATGTACATGGTGACGATGGCGGCGAGGATCAGCCACAGGGTGCTCGACAGCGAGGCGCGGAACGCCTCGGCGGCGCCCTGGAAGCGGGTCTGCACGCCTTCCGGCAGGCCGATCCCGGCCTTGACCTGTTCGATGCGCGCCACCGCCTCGCCCAGCGCCACGCCGGGCGCCAGGTTGAACGACACGGTGACCGCCGGGAACTGGCCGATACGGTTGACCACCAGCGGCGCGGCGCGCTCCTCGACGCGCACCAGGCTGGCCAGCGGCACCGCCACCCCACCCTCGCCGGCCACGTGCAGCTGGCGCAGCGCGGCCAGACCCATCTCGCGGGCGCCCTGGCTTTCAAGCACCACGCGGTACTGGCTGGTCTGGGTGAAGATGGTGGAGATCTGCCGCTGGCCGAAGGCGTCGTACAGCGCGCTGTCGATGGCGCTCATGCTCACGCCGAGGCGCCCGGCCAGGTCGCGGTCGACCTGCAGGTAGGCCTGCAGGCCGCGGCTCTGCAGGTCGCTGGTGACGTCGGCCAGCTCGGGCACGCCCTCCAGCGCCTCGACCAGCCGCGGCGTCCACGCCTCCAGCAGCGCGGCGTCCGGCGATTCCAGGCTGAACTGGTACTGGGTACGGCTGATGCGGTCCTCGATGGTCAGCTCCTGCACCGGCTGCAGGAACAGCTCGATGCCCGGCACCTGCGCTAGCGCCGGGCGCAGCCGCTCGATCACCTCGGCGGCGGTGACGTCGCGCTCGGCATGGGGCAGCAGGTTGATCTGCAGGCGCCCGCTGTTGAGGGTGGCGTTGTCGCCGTCCACCCCGATGTAGGACGACAGGCTGGCCACCGCCGGATCGGCGAGGATCGCCTCGGCCAGACGCTGCTGGCGCTCGCTCATGGCGGCGAAGGAGATGCTCTGCGGCGCCTGGCTGATGCCCTGGATGGCGCCGCTGTCCTGCACCGGGAAGAAGCCCTTGGGCACCGCCAGATAGAGCGCCACGGTCAGCGCCAGGGTGCCGAGGGCGATCAGCAGGGTGATGCCCTGATGGCGCAGTACCCAGTGCAGGCCGCCGTCGTAGCGGGCGATCAGCCAGTCGATCCAGGCCCCGCTGGCCTTGTAGAAGCGGCTCTGCTCGGCTGCGGGATCGTGGCGCAGCAGGCGCGCGCACATCATCGGCGTCAGGGTCAGCGACACCACCAGGGAGATGAGGATGG harbors:
- a CDS encoding efflux RND transporter permease subunit, translating into MNLSAPFIVRPVATLLLSLAILLAGVLSFGLLPVAPLPQMDFPVITVQASLPGASPQVMASSVAMPLERSLGTIAGVNQMTSRSSQGSTRIILQFDLDRDINAAAREVQAAINAARTLLPSAMRSMPTYRKVNPSQAPIMVLSLTSTVLDKGRLYDAASTIVAQKLSQVPGVGEVQVGGSSLPAVRVELQPRLLEHYGIALDEVRQALGAANVRGPKGAVEDGSRHWQIASNDQLSRAADYLPLIIRHQDGAAIRLGDIAEVRDAVEDRYNSGFFNDEEAVLLVINRQAGANIIQTIEQIRAELPALRAVLPGSVELQVASDRSPSIRATLHEAERTLLIAVALVILVVLAFLGRPRAALIPALAVPVSLVGSFTAMYLLDFSLNNLSLMALIIATGLVVDDAIVVLENIARHIEAGEKPLPAALKGSKEVGFTLLSMNVSLVAVFLSILFMGGIVERLFREFAITLTVAIVISLLVSLTLTPMLCARWLRPGDTRGRDGRLRRFGARLQERVLAFYRVSLEWSLRHALLTLLGLFATIALNVWLYVNVPKTFFPEQDTGQLVGFIRGDDGLSFQVMQPKMEIFRRAVLEDPAVESVAGFIGGQGGINNAFMLVRLKPVAERDASAQRVAERLRRNLPKVPGGQLFLMPDQDLRFGAREGGSSSYEYVLLASELEALKEWQPKVRDAFKSLPELTDVDAREGAGTQQITLVVDREAAKRLGLEMSTVTALLNNAFSQRQVSTIYESLNQYSVVLEIDPRYAQHPEVLDQVRLIAPDGAQVPLAAFARWERSLAEDRVQHDGAFAAESFSFALAEGVSLDQASAAIDRAMALIDLPTEVQGKLGGTGGVFQDSQNAQPLMILGALLLVYLVLGILYESYIHPLTILSTLPSAGVGALLAIQLTGGQFSLISLLGLFLLIGVVKKNAILMIDLALQLERRERLSPEESIRRACLLRFRPIVMTTLSAILGALPLLVGGAEGAEMRQPLGLTIVGGLVLSQLLTLYTTPVVYLYLDRLRHRVNRWRGRPSDTALEAPL
- a CDS encoding MdtB/MuxB family multidrug efflux RND transporter permease subunit, with the translated sequence MNLSRPFILRPVATTLLMVAIFLAGAIAYRLLPVAALPQVDYPTIRVLTLYPGASPEVMGSAVTAPLERQFGQMPGLAQMSSTSSGGASVITLRFSLDVALEVAEQEVQAAINAASNLLPNDLPAPPVYNKVNPADTPVLTLAVTSATLPLPEVNDLVDTRMAQKLAQINGVGLVSLAGGQRPAVRIRVNPQALAAYGLTLSDVRSLINAANVNQPKGNFDGPTRVSQLDANDQLKSAAEYRDLLLTYSNGATLRLGDIAEVVDGAENERLAAWADRNAAVLVNVQRQPGANVIEVVDRIQALLPGITASLPAGVEVRVLSDRTQTIRAAVRDVQFELLLAIGLVVLVTFLFLRRLAATVIPSIAVPLSLIGTFAVMHLAGFSVNNLTLMALTIATGFVVDDAIVMLENVARHLEEGETPLNAALKGARQIGFTLISLTFSLIAVLIPLLFMADVVGRLFREFAITLAVAILISLVVSLTLTPMMCARLLRHDPAAEQSRFYKASGAWIDWLIARYDGGLHWVLRHQGITLLIALGTLALTVALYLAVPKGFFPVQDSGAIQGISQAPQSISFAAMSERQQRLAEAILADPAVASLSSYIGVDGDNATLNSGRLQINLLPHAERDVTAAEVIERLRPALAQVPGIELFLQPVQELTIEDRISRTQYQFSLESPDAALLEAWTPRLVEALEGVPELADVTSDLQSRGLQAYLQVDRDLAGRLGVSMSAIDSALYDAFGQRQISTIFTQTSQYRVVLESQGAREMGLAALRQLHVAGEGGVAVPLASLVRVEERAAPLVVNRIGQFPAVTVSFNLAPGVALGEAVARIEQVKAGIGLPEGVQTRFQGAAEAFRASLSSTLWLILAAIVTMYIVLGVLYESYIHPITILSTLPSAGVGALLALLLTGNDLGLIAVIGIILLIGIVKKNAIMMIDFALEAERHQGMDPQAAIHQAALLRFRPILMTTLAALFGAIPLMLASGSGAELRQPLGLVMVGGLLVSQVLTLFTTPVIYLWFDRLSRRFAGRSAAGVAVGGAGQ